The following proteins are co-located in the Penaeus monodon isolate SGIC_2016 chromosome 10, NSTDA_Pmon_1, whole genome shotgun sequence genome:
- the LOC119577617 gene encoding uncharacterized protein LOC119577617, protein MAARRFNCEFASEQFCCVQRFSHSADPKGNNPTSESITSRCESPTFPGMEARMVRLCCHDKKAALKQKSKMRPSSPLPSKVCNCCGRQHEKGLCRAYTSTCRACGKIGHWHSTAKCPARNARLSHARNVTSTARPKPQPSPKVCVSIRHNDSSGSLAIIPDTGADTTVIGLKHLSSLGLSKEDLAPPAETVYYNANGSQMPPVAGSFCGTITYGDRSTTCWIDVQPSLTTPLLSWKECKDLGIVPDYFLRQMSDVHMTNRVHGPDSTPVLNPSQLLPLPLDQLKSPEEARKYFLHQYADVLPVEDEPSDWCHPMVVVPKVNGGVLITTDLSKLNRYCRGPMGFAATGDAFCLRGDRALQGVTNCIKVVDDILLHDEDYISHLQRVNEVLSRCHQHGTTLNAEFIVAASEASFCGYKLSRYGIEADPEKVRAITEFPTPANLTDLRSFMGLPPILATFDPALPTILQTDASRLYGLGYVLLQDYGAGRYKMVQCGFRFLTDTETRYATIELEMQAVVWAISKCKFYLRGLQLFSLMTDHRPLVPILNHYSLDAIENPRLQRMKDKIAPYIFTAMWRAGKELCIPDALSRSPVSHPTVEDGTFNTEMDTSVKIAALHAVKSFHASDAIDKQEDLFM, encoded by the exons atgg cagctCGTAGATTtaactgcgagttcgccagtgagcaaTTCTGCTGCGTCCAACGCTTCTCACACTCCGCCGACCCCAAAGGCAACAATCCAACCTCCGAAAGTATTACCAGCAGATGCGAGTCCCCAACATTTCCGGGAATGGAAGCGCGAATGGTCCgattatgctgtcatg ataaaaaggctgCCCTGAAGCAGAAGTCTAAGATGAGACCAAGCTCACCTTTGCCTAGTAAAGTCTGCAACTGCTGTGGTCGTCAACATGAAAAAGGTCTATGCAGAGCATATACTTCCACATGTCGTGCTTGTGGCAAGATAGGCCATTGGCATTCTACTGCAAAGTGTCCTGCCAGGAATGCCAGAT tGTCACATGCCAGGAATGTCACTTCTACTGCACGACCTAAACCTCAGCCTTCCCCTAAAGTCTGCGTATCTATTCGGCATAATGATTCATCGGGTAGTCTTGCCATCATCCCtgacacaggtgcagacacaACTGTCATTGGACTCAAGCATCTTAGTAGTCTTGGACTTTCGAAAGAAGACTTGGCACCACCAGCAGAGACAGTGTACTACAATGCAAATGGGTCACAGATGCCACCAGTGGCTGGATCATTTTGTGGAACTATCACCTATGGCGACCGTTCGACTACATGTTGGATTGATGTACAGCCTTCGCTTACGACCCCGCTGCTCTCTTGGAAGGAGTGCAAGGATTTGGGGATTGTTCCGGACTATTTCCTCAGGCAAATGTCGGATGTGCACATGACCAATCGAGTCCATGGTCCGGATAGTACGCCAGTATTGAACCCCTCTCAGTTGCTGCCTTTACCGCTGGACCAGTTGAAGTCACCTGAAGAAGCAAGGAAGTATTTTCTGCATCAGTATGCAGACGTCTTG ccagtaGAGGATGAACCATCAGATTGGTGTCATCCAATGGTTGTTGTCCCAAAAGTGAATGGTGGTGTTCTTATTACCACAGACCTGTCAAAACTCAACAG GTATTGTCGTGGCCCCATGGGTTTTGCTGCAACAGGAGACGCCTTTTGTCTCCGAGGTGACAGGGCACTTCAGGGAGTAACGAACTGCATCAAAGTTGTGGATGACATTCTCCTACATGATGAGGACTACATCTCACACCTTCAACGTGTAAATGAAGTCCTGTCAAGGTGTCATCAGCACGGGACAACACTTAATGCAGAGTTCATTGTGGCTGCATCTGAGGCCAGCTTCTGTGGGTACAAACTATCAAGATATGGTATTGAAGCAGACCCAGAGAAGGTGAGGGCCATCACAGAGTTTCCTACCCCTGCGAACTTAACAGATCTTCGGTCATTTATGGGCTTG CCACCCATACTCGCGACGTTTGATCCAGCTCTTCCTACCATTCTGCAGACCGACGCCTCTAGACTCTATGGCCTCGGCTATGTGTTGCTGCAGGACTACGGTGCTGGAAGATACAAGATGGTGCAATGTGGATTTCGTTTCTTGACGGACACAGAAACACGGTATGCGACCATCGAATTGGAAATGCAAGCTGTCGTTTGGGCTATCAGCAAGTGCAAGTTCTATCTTCGTGGACTTCAGCTCTTCAGTTTGATGACAGATCACCGTCCATTGGTTCCTATTTTGAACCATTATTCTCTGGATGCTATTGAAAATCCTCGCCTCCAGCGCATGAAGGATAAAATCGCACCCTACATTTTTACTGCAATGTGGCGTGCAGGTAAGGAGTTGTGCATTCCTGATGCCCTCTCCCGGTCACCTGTGAGTCACCCAACGGTGGAAGATGGTACCTTCAATACTGAGATGGACACTTCTGTCAAGATTGCGGCTTTGCATGCTGTCAAATCTTTTCATGCATCAGACGCTATAGACAAGCAAGAGGATCTCTTCATGTAA
- the LOC119577618 gene encoding uncharacterized protein K02A2.6-like has protein sequence MAASKDAYEELLQHVKSGLPNDRYNLPSTLRPYWKIRNELYNDSDLVLYGPRVVVPASLRRSTLARLHDCHSGVEATKRRAQQTVFWPGINADIVNTVHACEPCQHLQPSQQQEPLLLEDKPTRPFMSVSADFFSVAGKHFLVYVDRLSGWPVVILCGNNATSASTIRILRHMFRDLGVPVRLRTDGGPQFSSREFATFLQRWGANLLGVSNLNCQAPIERVTKKQCNNVTVNP, from the exons ATGGCTGCATCTAAGGATGCCTATGAAGAATTGCTTCAACATGTAAAGTCAGGGCTCCCCAATGACCGCTACAACCTGCCAAGTACCCTGCGTCCGTACTGGAAAATTCGCAATGAGTTGTACAACGATAGTGACTTGGTGCTGTATGGACCTAGAGTGGTTGTCCCTGCTTCTTTACGCCGTAGCACCCTGGCTCGCCTGCATGATTGCCACTCCGGTGTAGAAGCTACAAAGCGTCGTGCACAGCAGACAGTCTTTTGGCCAGGCATTAATGCAGACATAGTAAATACCGTTCATGCCTGTGAACCATGCCAGCACCTACAGCCTAGCCAGCAACAGGAGCCGTTGCTGttagaagacaaacccacaagacCATTCATGTCTGTATCAGCTGACTTTTTCAGTGTTGCTGGAAAACACTTTTTGGTGTATGTTGACAGACTTTCTGGATGGCCTGTTGTCATCCTGTGTGGAAATAATGCAACAAGTGCTTCAACGATTAGAATCCTTCGGCACATGTTCCGTGATCTTGGTGTCCCCGTTCGCCTGCGCACCGACGGTGGACCCCAGTTCTCCAGCCGAGAATTTGCTACATttcttcagcgatgggga GCAAATCTTCTCGgagtcagcaatctgaactgccaag caccgatagaacgtgtcaccaaaaagcaatgtaacaatgttaCGGTTAATCCCTaa